One Primulina huaijiensis isolate GDHJ02 unplaced genomic scaffold, ASM1229523v2 scaffold37775, whole genome shotgun sequence genomic window carries:
- the LOC140968670 gene encoding probable methyltransferase At1g29790 encodes MGSVSLKIGDGTARFKRASVCSSSVNLIMLFSVITTNVFAFYAFKYQPTTVHQNPKNMAVISEKVTLILREIESSQKKLAQMEKEILGYESLDLSRLNVANELKEFLNPHQLPLGKDSRTGITEMVASVGHSCEKSVDLLSQFMSYKVNGLCPDDWSLGQKLILQGCEPLPRRRCFAKTVPKVGLQPFPVSLWENVSEKAFSWSGIGCKTFACLKSKKLNRDCAGCFDIANGYENQRYVKARSKNDFLIDDVLAMGNGGIRIGFDIGGGSGTFGARMAEKNVTMVTASLNVDAPFNEFIASRGLFPLYLSLDNRFPFYDNVFDLVHAANGLDIGGKPEKLEFLMFDIDRVLRAGGLFWLDNFYCSIDDKKRDLTRLIERFGYKKLKWILGEKVNGPGKSELYLSAVLQKPVRI; translated from the coding sequence ATGGGTTCTGTTTCTTTGAAAATCGGAGATGGAACAGCAAGATTCAAGAGGGCATCTGTTTGTTCCTCTTCTGTGAATTTGATTATGCTTTTTTCAGTAATAACCACAAATGTCTTTGCTTTTTATGCTTTCAAATACCAACCCACTACAGTTCACCAGAATCCAAAGAACATGGCTGTGATCTCAGAAAAAGTGACTTTAATTCTGAGAGAGATCGAATCTTCGCAGAAGAAGCTAGCCCAGATGGAGAAAGAAATACTGGGGTATGAAAGCCTCGACCTTTCGAGACTCAATGTTGCGAATGAGCTCAAAGAGTTCTTAAACCCCCATCAGCTGCCTTTAGGGAAAGATTCGAGAACTGGAATCACTGAGATGGTGGCATCTGTGGGGCATTCTTGTGAGAAATCTGTGGATTTGCTGTCCCAATTTATGAGTTACAAAGTCAATGGGCTCTGTCCTGATGATTGGAGCCTTGGTCAGAAGTTGATTCTTCAAGGATGTGAGCCTTTGCCGAGGAGGAGGTGCTTTGCGAAGACAGTTCCTAAGGTGGGTTTACAGCCTTTTCCTGTGTCACTTTGGGAAAATGTTAGTGAAAAGGCATTTAGTTGGAGTGGTATAGGATGTAAGACTTTTGCTTGTTTGAAAAGTAAGAAATTGAATCGGGATTGTGCTGGTTGTTTTGATATTGCTAATGGCTATGAGAATCAAAGATACGTTAAGGCACGAAGCAAGAATGATTTCCTTATTGATGATGTGTTGGCTATGGGAAATGGTGGGATTAGGATTGGATTTGATATTGGTGGCGGCTCGGGGACTTTTGGTGCTAGAATGGCTGAGAAAAATGTGACTATGGTGACTGCCTCTCTGAATGTGGATGCGCCATTTAATGAATTCATTGCCTCTCGGGGACTTTTCCCTTTGTATTTAAGCTTGGATAACAGGTTTCCGTTTTATGATAATGTGTTTGATTTGGTTCATGCGGCTAATGGATTGGATATTGGGGGTAAACCTGAGAAATTAGAGTTCTTGATGTTTGATATTGATCGTGTACTTAGGGCTGGTGGATTGTTTTGGTTGGATAACTTCTACTGTTCCATCGATGACAAGAAACGGGATCTAACTCGGTTGATTGAAAGATTCGGATACAAGAAGTTAAAGTGGATCCTGGGAGAGAAAGTTAATGGTCCAGGGAAATCAGAATTATACTTGTCTGCTGTTCTACAGAAACCAGTAAGAATATAA